A portion of the Wolbachia endosymbiont of Oedothorax gibbosus genome contains these proteins:
- a CDS encoding NADH-ubiquinone oxidoreductase subunit NDUFA12 family protein, producing the protein MLSKICNAIKRLLRRKDKFVGRDENGNSYYESSKGKRWVMYSSVSEPTTVPPEWHVWLHYTDNVVPVNNKKRKVKHTPNLTGTKDAYYPNQKVKNYYKSWSPDN; encoded by the coding sequence ATGTTATCTAAAATTTGTAACGCAATAAAACGCCTATTACGAAGAAAAGATAAATTTGTAGGAAGAGATGAAAATGGAAATTCTTACTATGAATCAAGTAAAGGAAAAAGGTGGGTCATGTATAGCAGTGTCTCTGAGCCTACAACAGTGCCTCCGGAATGGCATGTATGGCTTCACTATACTGATAATGTAGTACCAGTTAATAATAAAAAAAGAAAAGTAAAACATACTCCTAATTTAACGGGTACAAAAGATGCATACTATCCAAACCAAAAAGTGAAAAATTACTATAAAAGCTGGAGTCCTGATAACTAA
- the leuS gene encoding leucine--tRNA ligase, which translates to MKYDFKNVERFYQDKWDFSVNKDSKQEKCYVLEMFPYPSGKIHMGHLRNYAIGDVIARYKRANGFEVLHPIGWDAFGLPAENAARDNNISPEIWTKENIDNMRTQLKSIGLSYNWKRELSTCEPDYYKHEQKFFLDFLKHGLAYRKESWVNWDPVDQTVLANEQVVDGKGWRSGAVVEKRKLSQWFLKITDFAEDLLKCLQSLKNWPEKVKTMQERWIGKSEGATIEFEIVGLNKKLKVFTTYPHTLFGASFCAVAAEHPIVQDIILPNAPEVLSSQCLTTWIQKKDEIPASRAGMTIDEKIGIYTGLNVKHPFLDKELPLYIANFVLMEYGEGAIFGCPAHDQRDFEFAQKYGLPIIPVVCEESTEILKEPYVGDGAMFNSEFLNGLTVSEAKKVIIKKLEEKGVGKKTVTYRLHDWGISRQRYWGCPIPIIYCKDCGTVPVPEKDLPVVLPTDIKFTSALDKHPTWKFVDCPKCGKQAERETDTFDTFFESSWYFTAFCSENKSIDKDACNRFMPVDYYIGGIEHAILHLLYSRFFCRALTKCGYFAIKEPFSTLITQGMVCHVTYKDENGKWLFPEEAKELMTQGVKVQIGKVEKMSKSKKNTVDPNFIIEKYGADTARLFVLSDTPPEKDMEWSDDGVEGCSRYINKLWRMIMQLKPVSMHYDNKSVMGGLLEYRKKIHKLLHGLTDDLESCRLNCAVAKFREITNLIAEIDVKTGKSLIDEGICILIRVIEPFMPHLAESLWQEIEGKDMLYLQPWPKADESLLVDDTVTVAVQINGKLRTTIKVAINLPQEELKKIAIDSVSSKIDQSKVRTVYAVPNKIVNIVI; encoded by the coding sequence ATGAAATATGATTTTAAAAACGTCGAAAGGTTTTATCAAGATAAATGGGATTTTTCTGTAAATAAAGATAGCAAACAAGAGAAATGTTACGTATTGGAAATGTTTCCATATCCATCTGGTAAAATTCATATGGGACACTTACGTAACTATGCAATAGGGGATGTGATAGCGCGTTACAAGAGAGCTAATGGATTTGAGGTTTTGCATCCAATTGGCTGGGATGCGTTTGGATTACCAGCTGAAAATGCAGCAAGGGACAACAATATTAGCCCTGAAATATGGACAAAAGAGAATATAGATAATATGCGTACACAGTTGAAATCTATAGGTCTTTCTTATAATTGGAAGCGTGAACTCTCCACATGTGAACCTGACTATTACAAACACGAACAAAAATTTTTCCTGGATTTTTTAAAGCATGGACTTGCCTATCGAAAAGAATCGTGGGTTAACTGGGATCCAGTGGACCAAACAGTGCTTGCAAATGAGCAGGTAGTCGATGGAAAAGGGTGGCGATCAGGCGCAGTTGTTGAGAAACGCAAGTTATCCCAATGGTTTTTAAAGATTACTGATTTCGCTGAAGATTTACTCAAGTGCTTGCAAAGTTTAAAAAATTGGCCGGAAAAAGTCAAAACAATGCAGGAGCGTTGGATAGGAAAATCTGAAGGAGCAACTATAGAGTTTGAAATAGTTGGCTTAAATAAGAAATTGAAAGTTTTTACAACTTATCCTCATACTTTGTTTGGAGCTTCTTTTTGTGCAGTGGCAGCAGAGCACCCTATTGTGCAGGATATCATACTTCCAAATGCTCCTGAAGTTTTGTCATCCCAGTGCTTGACTACTTGGATCCAGAAAAAAGATGAGATTCCAGCGTCACGCGCTGGAATGACAATTGATGAAAAAATTGGAATTTACACCGGATTAAACGTCAAGCATCCATTTCTTGATAAGGAATTGCCGCTTTACATAGCGAATTTTGTGTTGATGGAATATGGAGAAGGCGCAATTTTTGGTTGCCCTGCACATGATCAGCGTGATTTTGAATTTGCACAGAAGTATGGTTTACCGATTATTCCTGTAGTTTGTGAAGAGAGCACAGAGATCTTAAAAGAACCGTACGTCGGTGATGGAGCGATGTTCAATTCCGAATTCTTAAATGGACTAACGGTTAGTGAAGCAAAAAAAGTAATCATTAAAAAGCTTGAAGAAAAAGGGGTAGGCAAAAAAACAGTAACCTATCGTTTGCATGATTGGGGAATTTCAAGGCAACGTTATTGGGGATGCCCTATACCTATTATATATTGTAAGGATTGCGGAACTGTGCCAGTTCCAGAAAAAGACCTTCCTGTGGTTCTACCAACGGATATAAAATTTACAAGTGCGCTTGATAAGCACCCAACTTGGAAGTTCGTTGATTGCCCAAAATGTGGAAAGCAAGCAGAGCGTGAAACTGATACATTCGACACTTTTTTTGAATCTTCTTGGTATTTTACTGCATTTTGTAGTGAAAATAAATCAATAGATAAAGATGCATGTAATCGTTTTATGCCTGTTGATTATTATATAGGTGGGATAGAACATGCAATTCTGCATTTGCTTTACTCACGATTTTTCTGCCGTGCTTTAACCAAATGTGGCTATTTTGCTATTAAAGAGCCTTTCTCTACTTTAATCACTCAAGGAATGGTTTGCCATGTAACTTACAAAGATGAAAATGGCAAATGGTTGTTTCCTGAAGAAGCAAAAGAATTGATGACACAGGGTGTTAAGGTTCAAATTGGGAAAGTCGAGAAGATGAGCAAATCGAAAAAGAACACAGTTGATCCAAATTTTATCATAGAAAAGTACGGTGCTGATACTGCCCGCTTGTTCGTGTTGTCTGATACTCCTCCGGAAAAAGATATGGAATGGTCTGATGATGGCGTGGAAGGCTGTTCTCGCTATATAAACAAATTGTGGCGTATGATAATGCAGCTTAAGCCTGTGAGTATGCACTATGATAACAAAAGTGTTATGGGTGGACTTCTAGAGTACAGAAAAAAAATACATAAACTTTTACATGGGCTCACAGATGACTTAGAGAGCTGCAGATTAAACTGCGCAGTGGCAAAGTTTCGTGAGATAACGAATTTAATAGCTGAAATAGACGTAAAAACTGGAAAATCTCTTATTGATGAAGGTATATGTATATTAATCAGAGTAATCGAACCGTTCATGCCACACCTAGCTGAAAGCCTATGGCAAGAAATAGAAGGTAAAGACATGCTGTATCTGCAACCTTGGCCAAAAGCTGATGAATCATTATTAGTTGACGATACGGTAACTGTGGCGGTACAAATCAATGGAAAATTACGTACAACAATCAAGGTGGCAATTAACTTACCTCAAGAAGAATTGAAGAAAATAGCGATAGACTCTGTGTCCAGTAAGATCGATCAAAGCAAAGTTCGCACTGTATATGCTGTACCAAATAAGATAGTAAATATAGTTATATAA
- a CDS encoding MerR family transcriptional regulator encodes MNKVKLFYTIGEVAEELRLEQHVLRFWEGQFHQIKPTKRKGRRLYDRKCIEAIKKVKYMLYDKGYTIKGVQKEFGSDIKITKDLLQELTDLRDYLTSKINNEESNKQT; translated from the coding sequence ATGAATAAGGTAAAATTATTTTACACAATTGGGGAAGTAGCTGAAGAGCTACGTTTGGAACAGCATGTTTTAAGATTTTGGGAAGGTCAGTTTCATCAAATTAAGCCTACAAAGCGTAAAGGAAGAAGGCTATATGATCGTAAGTGTATAGAGGCCATAAAGAAAGTGAAATACATGTTATATGATAAAGGATATACAATAAAAGGAGTGCAAAAGGAATTTGGTAGTGATATAAAAATCACAAAAGATTTGTTGCAAGAACTTACTGATTTAAGAGACTATTTAACTAGTAAAATAAATAATGAGGAAAGTAACAAGCAGACGTGA
- a CDS encoding murein hydrolase activator EnvC family protein, giving the protein MWHIASFFMLSAILVSCGLQKPAPVLLKGEEFYGKRDLEYTREYHLIKEPSVKKENRKAVINKVYRDNNNTQNVEVNKVDCKFVMPVKGTVIAATSSDEMCKDGIKIAAQNGTNIVASAPGKVIYVGKGLRWYGNLIIVEHKDNYMTVYSYLKNIHVEIGDKVKQGQVIGSAGKSSTQDKDPQMCFTIRHNGQAVDPLVHMNCD; this is encoded by the coding sequence ATGTGGCATATAGCCTCGTTTTTTATGTTATCGGCAATATTGGTAAGCTGTGGCCTGCAAAAACCTGCACCTGTGCTGCTTAAAGGCGAAGAATTTTACGGGAAAAGAGATCTGGAATATACAAGAGAGTACCATTTAATTAAAGAGCCTTCAGTAAAAAAAGAAAATAGAAAAGCCGTCATAAATAAGGTATACAGGGATAACAATAATACGCAAAACGTGGAAGTTAATAAGGTAGATTGTAAATTTGTAATGCCGGTTAAAGGTACAGTTATTGCAGCTACTTCTTCTGATGAAATGTGTAAGGATGGTATAAAAATTGCTGCCCAAAATGGAACAAACATAGTTGCCTCTGCACCCGGCAAAGTGATATATGTAGGCAAAGGGTTGAGATGGTATGGAAATTTAATTATAGTGGAACACAAAGATAATTACATGACTGTATACTCCTATTTAAAAAATATACACGTTGAAATTGGTGATAAAGTAAAACAAGGTCAAGTTATTGGGTCTGCAGGTAAATCAAGCACACAAGATAAAGATCCGCAGATGTGCTTCACAATACGGCATAATGGCCAAGCAGTCGATCCTTTAGTGCATATGAACTGTGATTGA
- the rodA gene encoding rod shape-determining protein RodA: MDRLKKIYWLLVINVIALFCVGIAVQYSSAGGKWVPFAIHQIVIFSFFFLLAIAMSFIELDFYLEHAYFFYIAAAISLLAVNFFGSHIMGATRWIRIGSISLQPSEFAKVGLILALARYFDKQSVYKMMEFKRLLKAVIIIFLPVFLVLKQPNLGTAVIMLFIGASIIFAAVIKRAHLVICGTLGIFAVPAIWPFLRPYHKQRILSFLDSSVDPLGIGYNAQQSQIAIGSGGLLGKGFVNGSQTQLGFLPEKRTDFAFAVLSEEWGFLGSMALILLYTLLLGIIFSIAYRSKNYFSKLVSIGIFAFFGAHFFINIGMSIGLLPVIGDPLPFLSYGGSTTAASLICIGLLLAIKADEQQNACILPMLK, encoded by the coding sequence GTGGATAGACTGAAGAAGATTTATTGGTTATTAGTCATTAACGTGATAGCGCTGTTTTGTGTTGGCATTGCTGTTCAATACTCTTCTGCTGGAGGAAAGTGGGTACCATTTGCAATTCACCAAATAGTCATATTTTCCTTCTTTTTCCTACTCGCTATAGCTATGTCATTCATAGAGTTAGATTTTTATTTGGAGCACGCCTACTTTTTTTATATAGCAGCAGCAATCTCGCTATTAGCAGTAAATTTTTTTGGCTCGCACATAATGGGTGCGACGAGGTGGATAAGAATTGGATCAATTAGTTTGCAACCATCAGAATTTGCAAAGGTAGGCTTAATACTTGCACTTGCTCGTTATTTTGATAAGCAAAGTGTGTATAAAATGATGGAATTTAAAAGATTGCTTAAGGCGGTAATAATTATTTTCTTGCCTGTATTCTTGGTGTTAAAGCAACCTAATTTAGGCACAGCTGTGATAATGTTGTTTATAGGAGCATCAATTATATTCGCAGCAGTAATAAAAAGAGCTCATTTAGTAATTTGTGGGACGCTTGGCATTTTTGCAGTACCTGCTATTTGGCCTTTTTTACGTCCTTATCACAAGCAAAGGATATTGTCGTTTTTGGATTCATCAGTGGATCCACTTGGAATAGGTTATAATGCGCAGCAATCTCAGATAGCTATTGGTTCAGGAGGTTTGCTTGGTAAGGGCTTTGTTAACGGAAGTCAAACTCAACTTGGATTTTTGCCGGAAAAGCGTACAGATTTTGCTTTTGCAGTGCTGAGTGAGGAGTGGGGCTTTTTAGGTAGCATGGCTTTAATTTTGCTTTATACCTTATTACTTGGCATAATTTTCTCTATCGCTTATAGGTCGAAAAATTATTTTTCTAAGTTAGTATCTATCGGGATTTTTGCTTTTTTTGGCGCTCATTTTTTTATAAACATTGGAATGTCAATAGGCCTCTTGCCTGTTATAGGCGATCCACTGCCATTTCTTTCCTATGGAGGAAGTACAACTGCTGCAAGCTTGATATGCATAGGATTATTGCTGGCAATAAAAGCAGATGAACAACAAAATGCTTGTATTTTACCTATGCTAAAGTAA
- a CDS encoding integration host factor subunit alpha, whose protein sequence is MDHVTTKDTTVTKATIAENINQEIGLSKEDSASIIDDILDEVKTSLAKDGIVKISSFGTFLVKKKKERPGNIPNTSEKVVIQARNSISFRPSKTIKKSINNQ, encoded by the coding sequence ATGGATCACGTTACAACAAAAGACACAACAGTAACTAAGGCAACAATAGCTGAAAATATAAACCAAGAAATAGGATTATCAAAGGAAGACTCTGCTTCGATAATAGATGATATATTGGATGAAGTAAAGACAAGCTTGGCAAAGGATGGAATAGTGAAAATATCGTCATTTGGAACATTCTTGGTCAAAAAAAAGAAGGAAAGGCCAGGAAATATACCAAATACATCAGAGAAAGTGGTGATTCAAGCAAGAAACTCAATTTCTTTCAGACCTTCAAAAACTATAAAAAAATCAATAAACAATCAATGA
- a CDS encoding proton-conducting transporter membrane subunit, with translation MQLPILQVIIPIIASMFCFLTKKHKVSWFISFIATTITLFISLMLLTKTYNGEIITYHLGDWAPPYGIELRIDVLNSLILTLVNFIALISVLYSFYINEKEISKNKITGFYSLFLLCLSGLLGILVTNDIFNLYVFLEISSLSSYVLVSMGRDKKALVAAFEYLISGTIGATFYLFGLGLLYSMTGTLNMSDMAERIVPLYDNNIIKLGTLFIFVGLSIKMALFPLSRWLVNAYSEAPSFISIFFSGTVTKVMIYVFIRIFYTVFHQNFFLFKPSLSNVIIILALCAIIFGSISAITAKDIRKLLANSSVSQIGYIILALSFNSKTGVFAAMLHIVNHSIIKISLFMAAGCISYKFDTTKIENLSGLKKSMPYTAFAFTLLSLALIGVPLTNGFVSKWYIMKAVIESRAWISLIAFAAGSFLALIYMWKMVEKMYFENSAASSAGMTLGKINDVPFPMLFCLLFMAALTIVTGIYSTPIRLVVEKLVF, from the coding sequence ATGCAATTGCCAATTTTACAAGTTATTATACCAATAATTGCATCAATGTTTTGCTTTCTTACCAAGAAACACAAGGTATCTTGGTTTATTTCTTTTATTGCAACAACAATCACTCTTTTTATTTCATTGATGCTACTCACAAAAACATATAACGGTGAAATTATAACTTATCACCTTGGGGATTGGGCTCCTCCATATGGAATAGAGTTAAGAATCGACGTGTTAAACTCCTTGATTCTAACTTTGGTGAATTTTATAGCGCTGATTAGCGTGCTTTATAGCTTTTATATTAACGAAAAAGAAATTAGCAAAAACAAAATCACTGGTTTTTACTCTCTATTTCTACTGTGCTTAAGCGGACTGCTCGGGATTCTAGTAACAAACGACATATTCAATCTTTATGTTTTTTTGGAAATTTCATCTCTTTCTTCTTATGTATTAGTTTCAATGGGAAGAGATAAAAAAGCTCTAGTTGCAGCATTTGAATATCTAATTAGTGGCACTATAGGGGCAACGTTTTACTTGTTTGGTCTTGGGCTTTTGTACTCCATGACAGGAACGCTCAATATGTCTGACATGGCTGAAAGAATAGTTCCATTATACGATAACAACATCATAAAACTTGGCACATTGTTCATTTTTGTTGGTCTCTCAATTAAAATGGCACTGTTTCCATTAAGCAGGTGGCTGGTTAATGCATATAGTGAGGCGCCAAGTTTCATTAGCATATTCTTTTCAGGCACAGTAACTAAAGTGATGATATATGTTTTCATTAGGATCTTCTATACTGTTTTCCATCAGAATTTCTTCTTATTTAAACCATCACTAAGCAACGTGATAATTATCCTCGCACTTTGCGCTATTATATTTGGGTCAATATCTGCAATAACTGCAAAAGATATAAGAAAGCTGCTTGCTAATTCTAGTGTCAGCCAAATTGGTTATATAATTTTAGCACTGAGTTTTAACTCAAAAACAGGTGTATTTGCAGCAATGCTTCACATAGTAAACCACAGCATAATAAAAATATCTTTATTCATGGCTGCAGGATGTATTTCTTACAAATTTGATACAACAAAAATAGAGAATTTATCAGGACTCAAGAAATCAATGCCTTATACAGCATTTGCATTTACCTTGCTGAGTTTAGCGTTGATTGGCGTGCCGCTAACAAATGGCTTTGTAAGCAAATGGTATATAATGAAAGCAGTTATAGAATCTCGCGCGTGGATTTCCCTGATAGCTTTTGCTGCCGGTTCTTTTCTTGCACTAATATACATGTGGAAGATGGTAGAGAAAATGTATTTTGAAAATAGTGCAGCATCAAGCGCTGGAATGACACTAGGCAAAATTAATGATGTGCCATTTCCTATGCTTTTCTGTCTATTGTTCATGGCAGCTTTAACAATAGTAACTGGAATATATAGCACTCCAATTCGGTTAGTAGTTGAGAAGTTGGTTTTTTGA
- the ruvB gene encoding Holliday junction branch migration DNA helicase RuvB has product MKSISCDKEYTEDVRNINIRPEQLDDFVGQKDLIQNLKVFINAAQTRTEALDHVLLYGPPGLGKTTLAQIVSKELRVSFRATSGPLLSKAGDLAAVLTTLNAKDVLFIDEIHRLNRSIEEVLYTAMEDFCLDILVGEGPSTRTLRIDLPPFTLIGATTRLGLLSAPLRDRFGIPLHLEFYSFEELVNIIKRGARVLSTEIEENAAREIACRARGTPRIALRLLRRIRDFVEVKDDKKITYEVADSVLLKLGVDKMGLNKLDMHYLRFLFNTSGPVGIDTISIALSEDVGNIEETVEPYLIKISFVKRTPRGRVLTDQAKEYLSL; this is encoded by the coding sequence ATGAAATCAATATCGTGCGATAAAGAATATACTGAAGATGTGCGCAATATCAACATCAGACCTGAACAACTTGATGATTTTGTCGGACAAAAAGACTTAATACAAAATTTAAAAGTGTTTATAAACGCTGCACAGACGAGAACTGAAGCTTTGGATCACGTATTACTCTATGGTCCTCCAGGACTTGGCAAAACAACTTTAGCGCAAATTGTCTCTAAAGAGTTAAGAGTTAGCTTTCGCGCAACTTCTGGTCCTTTACTTAGTAAAGCTGGGGACTTGGCTGCAGTGCTTACCACTTTAAATGCAAAAGATGTTCTATTTATCGACGAAATCCATAGATTAAATCGCAGCATTGAAGAAGTTTTATATACTGCTATGGAAGATTTTTGCTTGGACATATTAGTAGGTGAAGGTCCATCTACTCGTACTTTAAGGATAGATCTACCACCATTTACGCTAATTGGAGCAACAACACGGCTTGGATTACTTTCTGCGCCACTGAGGGATCGTTTTGGCATTCCCTTGCATCTTGAGTTTTATTCTTTTGAAGAACTGGTTAATATTATAAAAAGAGGCGCAAGAGTTCTTTCTACTGAAATTGAAGAAAATGCAGCACGGGAAATTGCCTGCCGTGCACGTGGCACTCCAAGAATTGCTTTGAGATTACTAAGGAGAATAAGGGATTTTGTTGAAGTGAAAGATGATAAAAAAATCACTTATGAAGTCGCTGATTCTGTATTGCTAAAATTGGGTGTAGACAAAATGGGACTCAATAAACTTGATATGCATTATCTAAGATTTTTATTCAACACCTCAGGACCTGTTGGAATTGACACTATATCTATTGCGCTATCTGAGGATGTTGGCAATATTGAAGAAACAGTAGAACCTTATTTAATCAAAATTAGTTTTGTAAAGCGCACACCAAGAGGACGCGTTCTAACCGACCAAGCAAAGGAATATTTGAGCCTTTAA
- the mlaD gene encoding outer membrane lipid asymmetry maintenance protein MlaD: MRRSNILEITAGLFVLIFTIFLIFFAIDKLSYIKKNYKDCYKIYGLFANANGIGVGDSVKISGVDVGSITGVSLDKATYVARIDMCVSRDIKLPVDSSALITSSGVVGSKFVNISPGSDAKLILHGGKIEHTQAEANVGGIMDKILGMFTK; this comes from the coding sequence ATGCGAAGGTCAAATATACTTGAAATAACCGCTGGATTATTTGTATTAATTTTTACTATTTTTCTGATTTTCTTTGCTATTGATAAGCTATCTTACATAAAGAAAAACTATAAGGATTGCTATAAAATATATGGTCTTTTTGCTAACGCTAACGGTATAGGAGTTGGTGATAGTGTCAAGATCTCTGGTGTGGACGTTGGAAGCATAACTGGTGTGTCACTTGACAAAGCTACCTACGTAGCACGAATCGATATGTGCGTAAGCCGGGATATAAAGTTGCCAGTTGATAGCTCAGCTCTGATCACTAGCAGTGGAGTTGTTGGCAGTAAATTTGTTAATATATCACCTGGGTCAGATGCTAAACTAATCTTGCACGGTGGTAAAATAGAGCATACTCAAGCTGAAGCGAATGTAGGTGGAATAATGGACAAAATTCTTGGTATGTTTACGAAGTGA
- the purF gene encoding amidophosphoribosyltransferase, with translation MLDEMREECGVFGISCNQSAAFNSILALHALQHRGQESFGVVTSNNDELHSYHFQGQVSSVFDDIDEIKKSLPGDCAIGHVRYSTSGNKFGVQPMFGKSGKFGDFAIAHNGNLINISPIREQLIKQECVFQSDIDTEVVVHLTASGEKDSFLASFIYALKQIQGAYSFVAINQGIVIGVRDSAGIRPLVLGKLNGSYVLASETCALDIVNAEFIREIEPGELVTIDRNGNLASAFPFPQQKSSFCIFEYVYFSRPDSIMENRSIYDIRKEIGRILAKESPPKNNVDMIVPIPDSGIPAAIGYAKHSGLPMELGIIRNHYIGRTFIQPTAEVRKVRIKLKFNANKHTLKGKNIILIDDSIVRGSTLTNIIVMLKDAGVKEIHLKISSPPIKHSCFYGIDTPECKDLIAANKSVEEIKEVIGVDSLAFLSIDGLYRAVKGEVRNNATPQYCDACFTGDYPIGK, from the coding sequence ATGCTAGATGAAATGCGTGAGGAGTGTGGGGTATTTGGCATAAGTTGCAACCAAAGTGCTGCTTTTAACTCTATACTTGCTCTCCACGCTTTGCAGCATAGAGGTCAAGAGTCTTTTGGCGTAGTAACCAGTAACAACGATGAGCTGCACTCTTATCACTTTCAAGGTCAAGTGAGCAGTGTATTTGATGATATAGATGAAATAAAGAAATCCTTACCTGGAGATTGTGCAATAGGTCATGTTCGATACTCAACAAGTGGTAATAAATTTGGAGTGCAGCCCATGTTTGGCAAAAGTGGCAAATTTGGGGATTTTGCCATAGCACATAATGGTAATTTAATTAATATTTCTCCGATACGCGAACAATTAATTAAACAAGAGTGCGTTTTTCAGTCAGATATTGATACAGAAGTAGTAGTGCATCTGACAGCAAGCGGTGAAAAAGATAGCTTCTTAGCGAGTTTTATATATGCATTAAAGCAAATACAAGGTGCTTATTCTTTTGTGGCAATCAATCAAGGAATAGTTATTGGGGTACGAGATTCAGCAGGAATAAGACCTCTTGTTTTAGGAAAGTTAAACGGTTCTTACGTTCTTGCATCTGAAACTTGTGCTCTTGATATAGTGAATGCAGAGTTTATTAGAGAAATAGAACCAGGTGAGTTAGTTACCATTGATCGAAATGGTAATCTAGCTTCAGCATTTCCTTTCCCACAGCAAAAATCAAGTTTTTGTATTTTTGAATACGTTTATTTTTCAAGACCAGACAGCATAATGGAGAATAGGTCCATATATGATATAAGAAAAGAAATAGGAAGAATACTTGCGAAGGAAAGTCCACCAAAAAACAATGTAGATATGATTGTACCAATACCTGATTCTGGAATACCTGCAGCTATTGGATATGCAAAGCATTCAGGATTACCTATGGAACTGGGGATAATTCGTAATCATTACATAGGAAGAACTTTTATACAACCAACCGCTGAAGTACGTAAAGTTAGAATAAAATTAAAATTCAATGCTAATAAGCACACTTTGAAAGGTAAAAACATAATTTTAATAGATGATAGTATAGTGCGTGGTAGTACGTTAACAAATATAATAGTTATGCTAAAGGATGCAGGAGTAAAAGAGATTCACCTCAAAATTTCAAGCCCACCAATTAAGCATTCTTGTTTTTATGGAATAGATACACCAGAGTGCAAAGATTTAATTGCTGCAAATAAATCTGTAGAGGAAATTAAGGAAGTTATAGGAGTAGATAGCCTAGCCTTCTTGAGTATTGATGGATTATACAGGGCTGTTAAAGGAGAAGTGCGTAACAATGCTACACCACAATATTGCGATGCTTGTTTCACTGGTGATTATCCGATTGGCAAATAG
- the ruvA gene encoding Holliday junction branch migration protein RuvA: MIGNLSGIVDEVRSDHIILNVNDVGYMVYLSAKTLSACAIGSRIKLLIETYANNRENTAQLYGFISKEEQQCLRLLVKVSGVSYKTAMSILSKLTPEQLFLAIMNEDKVALKMSGLGLKLINRIITELSGKVSKLEINNNNFHPINEDALSALINLGYEKMKAYDTIKKIQDESLNLDTKDIIRMALKTL; the protein is encoded by the coding sequence ATGATAGGAAATCTAAGCGGAATAGTTGATGAAGTGCGCAGCGATCACATAATCCTGAATGTGAATGATGTTGGCTATATGGTGTATCTTTCAGCCAAAACTTTAAGTGCTTGTGCAATTGGAAGTAGAATCAAATTACTTATCGAAACCTATGCAAATAACAGAGAAAATACTGCTCAGCTATATGGTTTCATAAGCAAAGAAGAACAGCAGTGCTTGAGGTTGCTTGTCAAAGTAAGCGGCGTTAGCTACAAAACTGCAATGTCAATTTTGAGTAAATTAACTCCAGAACAGCTATTTTTGGCAATTATGAATGAGGATAAAGTAGCACTCAAGATGAGTGGACTTGGCCTGAAACTCATAAATCGAATCATCACTGAATTAAGTGGCAAAGTGAGTAAATTAGAAATAAATAACAATAATTTTCATCCAATCAATGAAGATGCCCTTTCAGCTTTGATCAATCTTGGGTATGAAAAAATGAAAGCTTATGATACGATAAAAAAAATACAAGACGAATCACTAAATCTGGACACTAAGGATATTATTCGCATGGCGCTTAAAACATTATGA